A single window of Granulicella mallensis MP5ACTX8 DNA harbors:
- a CDS encoding DUF3052 family protein: MPQPTQKHTDYSGTTLPRKLGILSASIEPRTVALLAAPEDFTQTLGELPAHVHLSTRLSAKTSLALCFVRSLADLEATVDLLGTQLAEGASAWIIHPKAVHKPGFNQNHVRDTALARGLVDYKVCSVNDDWSGLKFAWRTKKP; the protein is encoded by the coding sequence ATGCCACAACCAACGCAGAAACATACCGACTACTCCGGCACGACGCTGCCGCGCAAGCTGGGTATTCTGTCTGCTTCCATCGAGCCGCGCACCGTTGCCTTGCTGGCTGCACCGGAAGATTTCACACAAACATTAGGCGAGTTGCCGGCTCACGTGCACCTCAGCACACGCCTCAGCGCCAAGACGTCTCTCGCGCTATGTTTTGTTCGCTCGCTCGCCGATCTCGAAGCCACAGTTGATTTGCTTGGCACGCAGTTAGCGGAGGGCGCTTCTGCCTGGATCATCCATCCCAAGGCCGTCCACAAACCTGGCTTCAACCAGAATCACGTTCGCGACACCGCTCTCGCACGCGGGTTGGTGGACTACAAAGTCTGCTCGGTAAACGACGATTGGTCAGGGCTGAAGTTCGCCTGGCGCACGAAAAAGCCTTAG